The Cuculus canorus isolate bCucCan1 chromosome 5, bCucCan1.pri, whole genome shotgun sequence DNA segment TTTGCACTTCCtaggaaagaagcagcacatCTGCATGAGATTTAAGTTCCCAGCTCCATTATTAATTCTAAGTGGGCAACAAAGTACCAAGACTACAGCTGATTCACACCAGAATGGAAAGTCTGAGGGAACTCTTTTTCCAGTCAGATGAGGGGACCAAATGAACACAGAGAGCTGTTCTGTAAAAGCGGCTCAAGCCGCTTATTTTTAAGTTGTATTCTGATAATTCCTTAAATAAAGAGAgtatccaaaaaaaaaaaaaaaaaaacccaagaaaacccccaaaatcctaATCAAAACGATAAAtttgcagtaaaataatttgtcttcatCTGTAACTGATAACAGTTCCACATTAAGTGCAAACGTTTTGCAAAACAGGGGAGCACACTTTTTCTGATTATTTACAAGGATCAGAGTAACATAAAATTACCAGAGAGCATGTACAGTAGCTGCAGCTTATAAAACATACCGGTAATTGTACCTTGTGAATTACAAAGAACCAATGCAGGATTCAGATAACTGACTGAGAAGGGTAAAGGGGCCTCAGAGCAGTGGacaaaaaaattcacattttctacataaaaaaatacacgTCTCAAGTCTCTGAGAACAGAGAAAATTCAAAGTCTTTGAATGatggattaagaaaaaaagcccaaaattGAAATGGAACCCTAGAAGTAAGGACAGTACTTTATTTCACTAGACCAATCTTCTTTGCTTCTGTCTCATATATCAACAACCTCCACATTTTGACTATGAAAACTTCAGCTTCTTCATCCAGTACCTGTAGGAAACACATTTTATAGATTATTTTGTAGGTTAGGCATTCCAGTTATGCAGACTAATTTTAGACACATCAGAACTATAAGGCAGAGGTAGTGTCATCCAAGTTAAGCCTTTGAAGGAGACACTGGATAAAACTTCAGCAAGTTTGTCTGTCCTGCATTTATAATCTAACTTGACTAGGCTCTAATTATATACTTCTATAATGCAACTGATGAGCACTAAGAGATAGAAATATCAGTATCCCAGTGTCCAAACGTGCCTTGGGAAGAGGCAAAGAAATGGCAGGCTTCGGAAGAATGCGAGAACAGGACATACACGTGGTATTTTCCCTTAATTCGCTCCCAATCATGGATCCTTTTCAGGTTGGAACTTCCTTGGATATTTATTAAGTGATCCCTCAAGGGATTTCTCTTCCTTGAACTTATTATCCAGGCTTTTTTTGAATGCAAACTTCTAGCAACATCTCTCAGGAAGCCTCTCAGGTCACCTAGTAGGTTGTTCTCCATATGACTACTAACTTCCACTACAAATCTGGGCTCTTAACTTTGCCTCCAAGTTTCCTTATTGGAAGGGTGAACAATTAGTTTTTATTCACCTTTCAGTATATGAAAACATGGCAAAACAGTAACATCGTTTAGTCAAGTTTCTCTCTTCCAACACCAGGCAAAAAAGGATTTTTACTCTTCTAGAGAAAATCAGTTTTTGCTCATTAATTAGGAATATAACCACTAAACCACTAATTATAAAAATCTAGCTACAAGAATGAGAAGGAATAAAAGTTGATATTTCTGATatagttgttattttttattcttgccTCTACTGTTAGGGACAGAATCTTTTGTTCCACATCGCTCATTACTGAGAAATTCAGCAGGGATCAGTAATTTCCATCTAGATGGTGTGACTGCAAGATCACACCTATACTAGCACTATCTGTTTAATCAAAACAGCTTTCATATCTAATGCATATTTTCTGTGCATGTTCTATGATTGCCAAATAGTTCTGTTATGAACTTATACTATTTTGCACAATTGACTGTTAGCCTCAGTGCAATGTAGGTTGTGTTATCAGTTACATAATTTCTGCTTACCATGGCAACATCATCCAGTATGCTCTGTGGTGAGCTGTGAGCCATaacctgaaagaaagaaatattttcagactgaaaactTGAAGTAAAACACACAAACATCTTTGAACAAAGAACAATTGCTTCAAGGATTTTGAATGCTCTGCACATGCAGAACTATTTGCAGTTCATTAGTTCCCAGTATTAGCCAAGTCAAAAATCAGTATTAAACTACATCAGATTCCATCATACTGAGTGCCGGTTTATGGCTAGTTACTGAGGACAAGTACTACGAAGTTCCAAAGATTCAACAGGGCCTGTATTTACTGGCTATTCTTGCATCTTCAATTAAACTCTCCTAATTTAAGGAATAAAATCCCTTTCCTTCAACAATGAATTCCTAATGGAAGAAATGAAGGTAAAATTCTCCCTGTATCACACTTTACAACTGCTTTTTGCACCTGCTagttaagtattttatttttttcagaatcaaGTCATCTTTCAATAccagaaaatggctttttacatatatatatatatatatatatgtatataaaaatttatGCTCAACAAATATTTGGCTTCggcttttcactttttccttcacTTGAGCCACAACACTGTCACTTGCTTTCCCTCCCATGCAGTAGCCCAAAGATAAATAGAGACAAGCCATTATGAAAGTGAGTACCATGGAAATCAAAAGGCGTTTTTGAAATTCACTGTTGATGAAAAGCCGTAGCGTTGTTATGacagattttaaaaggcaaGTTATTAGGATTTAGTTTGTAATTTCATGGCTGAAGCTACAAAGAGTTTAGTTTAAACAAGTCATGCAACAGCTAAAAGGTATAAAATAATGACTTCTAATGTGAACTCTAAAACCTTAGTATTTGCTTACTACTATAGCTTTTTAACAAATCCATCTAGTTAATCCAAAATGTATGTAAAATCAAGCTACTGGCTTTTATCCCCCTGAATTCACACAAATCTTATCTTTAAGTTAAAAAAGTTAAGGGCCAATGAGGTATTAACTCTGAAATCTGAAGATAAAACTAGCAGTTAAAACAGCTGCTCTTAACAACTACTCATTTCTTTATCCGGTTCCATATGTTTATCTAAAAGGTAACAGAGAGCACCTAGCATGTACATATTGTACATAAAAGAGGTAACCTGTGAAACGTTAGGGTACATATTGATTCCAAGTACACCAACCATCTCTGCTGACAAACATCATAGACTACAGAGAAGCTAAGAACAGACTGCCTTCGAATACAGACGCTGCAGTCACTACCGCAGCTTAAACAGGGAGCAAACTCCAGATTTCACAAAGGAAGTGGAAGATATTAACCTTAGAACAAACAAAGTCAACTAGCGTGGCTTCTTCTTCACCGAtgtattctattattttcttgttgatCCATGGTCTAATTCGACGTTCCAttagtgtctggaaaaacaaagaacataatTTCCATAAACTTTACTATCTTGAAACTATACTGCCAGATAGGCAGCTAGAGACCTAAACAACTATtttgagaaaatacattttgctaTCTATGAAATAACCCTTAGTGATTCAGCATCTGCAAGTATTTCTGACAGCCATTCAAACGTGTTTTTACATgaccttttcttcccccttccataAAACTGCTAGATGATTAATGTGGACAAGAACTACAGTGCTCAAGTTTGATTCTACTTGATGATGCTCCAGTTCCTAGGCTACAGGAACATTGTTTCTCTAGTCAATGCCAAGGTTTGTTTggaaaaattatgctttttcatGACTGGTTAAAAGAAATCCACTTACTGAATCCACAATTGACCAGTCAAGAGGATAAGCAAAGagctctggttttgctgtggGTATCTTCTCAATGAGACTTTTAATATGTTTGcgtttttcttctgtattgaCACTGCCTTTGATATTGCTTTTATCTTCATCTCCATAATCCAGGGGGACAAGTTTCCTTTTCCGAGGCACATCATCACTGTCTTCATCATCAAATTTATTGAAAACACTATCCACAGCaagcttcttcctttttacAGCATTGGGCTGATTAGGACTATTGCAGGCACCTACAACCCAAAAGACAGAATAATATATTCATAAACTGCAACTAAAGCCAGTTTGCTCTTCACAAATTTACTGAGGAACATCAGTTTGCATGTTATATAAATGTCTGCAAATGCCTAGCAACAGTGTTTTAATCTCTCAAACTGttacaaaaccagcaaaagaGGTAAAGATCTGAAGGGAGTTCATTGAAGGTTTCTGATAAATGGGgtcttctttctctgccctgAAACCAATTAACATCCCCACTGAGGGTGAACAATAGCATAAGTTCAAACCCTAACACAGGCAGAGGACAGAAGTGAAAAGTTAGAATTAATCTAGCTGTAGGAAAAGTTAATCAACCAGTCAACCTAATAGCACACAGTCTCTCTTCATTCCAGATCTCACACAGCGTTAGCTAAAATTGCTGCCCCACTCACTatgattttattgaaataataaGTGCACAAACCTTCTGGAATACAAATATTCTTAGTTCTCCTTCTCAAACCaagttattttgaaaaacactAGGGAACTGCTGAAGTACTAAGGAACTCTATGCTCACACTCGGAATTGTCATCAATTCATTGTGCTattctaagaggaaaaaaagaaatctaattttcagttttcttcttttaagaggTTCTTTGTGAATAAGCATAAGGAGTATTTAGGGCTTAAATCTAACATATACttatatatatgaaaattaGCAATGACATTTTAGAAGAGCTGTTTAGATATCTATTAAGGTGAAAAAGCCTGTGAAAGTAACTAATCCCAGCTCAGAGCATTCCTAGGAAAAAATAAGCCTTGAGGATGTCAAAacttccctccctttttcccctccactttTTGCAAGAAGAGATTAAAAGGTATGTTCTAGATAGAAGAAATCAAGCACAGCATCTGAATAACAACAATTTGATCAAAGTATGTTAAAACATAGAATATAGTTGGAAAACTCTGTGGCTACTCagcttggcattttttttttgttttgatccCATATGGAGAATTAAAATAGAATGTAAACTTGCCCAGTTTGAGGCTAAGTCCTATTCTGGGCCGATGCTCCTCCGGCTGTTGTTGATCAGGTGAATTTTCATGAGGGATAATAATGCCACAGGGAGATTCATCACCAGGTGTGTTAGGGGTTGCATTTCCActagcagaagaaacagagggCGCAGAACTGATGGGTCGTAAAGTTGGTTTAAGGCAGGGCTTCTGTTCaggctcctcctcctcttcctctggctcttctcttttttcctccttttctgccttttcttcctcttcttcctcagacTCTGgctcttgttttatttgtggCTGCCTACGCCGCTCAGCTTCCTGCTCCATCTACAATGAAAGAGACAAGtagcaaaataaacactttctCAAAACCATCACTGTTTGAAAAGAATCTAAAGATCCTTTGTTTCCTGAAGACATTTCTGTtacacagaaacaaatacatGCAACTACTGCCATTATAATCAGAAATATTGATGAATCCAAACTTGTTTTCAAAGACCATCCAAACATAGACCTGGAAGTTATTTTTCGTTTCCAGTGCCCTTACTGCTTACTGCtcatttttaagaaagagtCAAAAGAGCAAACATTAACCATCAGATCTCTTATGCAATTTTACTCAACACCACCAGAATAGCAAGGGCTCCTTTTTCCTGTCAGACCAACAGCTACTTACCCTTTGGAGTTCTGCATCGGGATCTGGGTGTCCTTCTGCCAGAAGGCGCTGCCTGATTTCTTccaattcttccttttcccttttcctatcCCGTTCATCTGcttccatctctttctctctgtctcgTAGCCTCTTCTGAAGAGCACTACCCCTACAAGAGATAAGGATTTTGTACTTCAAAGAACATTCCAGCGAGAACCTTGTACCACAATACAAGAAATACCGGATACAGATGCATCTTCGACTAAACGAAAATCAGATTCATAAGAGCATCTGGTGTCCTTTATTTTTGCACAAGAAGAATCTAAGACACCAGTTCCCAACATCACTATACAGAACTTACCTGTCACAGTAAACAGATTTAGAGAATGTGACTACTGATATTCTCAGAAAAAGaatcaaattattttggagGTTTTAACTTGACAAGAACCAGTTCTGCTATATTTGTTTGATGTAAATTTGTTAGTCCCATGCTGAAGGATCTTCCCCATCCCTTACAGAGTTAACAAGCTTGTTCTTCATACAGTTTACAGCCTCCTTGTGAACTTTTTAGAGGCTTGATCCCTTCCTTGCCACCACTTCCTTATTTTGGCAGTATACTTATGTCTGCTCTGCCTTATCCACAAGTGAAGTGATAGAAAGGAGCAGCTACTCCCAAACAATAACAAGTAGCAGCAAggaatttctccttttccctatGGCACTTAATCAAGGGAAACTGAGTAATTTATATATGACCCTTGCATCGCCACATAATCCATCAAATAGAAACTCCATGAGCCTCTGCAAACAAACCTCAATTATGTTGAAATGAGTCATAAAGATTTTAATATTAGGAATCAATACAAAGCCATACCTGTAATATTTTGGATCATCTCTGTCATCGTCATAATCTTCTAAGAACTCTTTTAACCGTTTGGCTTCTTTTGCCTGCAAGAAATTGAAACATAAATAATGTTGTAAAATTatctctggttttctttccaagagTTTAAAATTTAGTGATATGATTAGTAAATTAATATCTACTATGCTTCAAACTAGTTTTCTAGACAGGAAATGTAAGTGTTTTGGAATTGTATCATCTTCCAGGGATGTACCAACTTGCTATCATACGTTCAATAGCAAATACTATATCCATCGGATCCACTGGGAATATGTCTCCGATTTGCAGGCTACTGTTGGGCTGTTAGCATTTCAAAGGGCTTCTAAGTATAaccccttcccttttctgtttatttaacaaAAGACTTAccatttcccttcttctttcttcttctctttcagcctctttTTCATACTCCCGACTTTTCTTCCGTTCCCTGATTTCCCAGTTTTTAAGACGCTGCAACAGAAGTAAAAACACACTCCAATCTCAAGAACATTAAGAACAGTGGTACTACTTTGAAATTAgtcttgatttttgtttaaagcCAACTGCATTAAAATttagcaaattatttatttattatttaaaataccagAATAAGAAGTTCAAAGTTGTCCTTACAGTGACTTACATATTCTGCACCAATTCACACAGTCAGAGGAtccaaaatatatttacaaaaaggagagggaaaaagaataaCATATTTTATAGTAGATTTATTATCACCCctcagaaacacttttttccatAAGGAATCTTAAAAATCCCAATCTACCTCTTGATATGCAGCTTCTTTTTCCCGCAGTTTCCTCTCTAGTTTTCGGCGTTCATAGgcatcttcttcatcttcttctcgGTCTCTCTTCTTATCCTTCTCCCGTTCTCGTTCCCGCTCGCGTTCTCTTTCCCGTTCCCTCTCGCGTTCTCTTTCCCGTTCCCTCTCGCGTTCTCTTTCCCGCTCGCGttccctgtctctgcttttttctctgaaggaaggaaaaaaattcaaagttaaGTACAGAGCCTTCCTTTCCACTcaatcaaataatttcatttcaaatgcatATTGCAGTATTTGTAGCATCTTGCAAGTTTTTCTTCTGCCCTTGTCCAAGATGATTATAGATGATCAGCAATGGGtgtaaataaatacttctaATATATTCAAAACTCCTTTTACATAAACATAGTTGTTTGAGCACTAGCTGTTGAATAGCAATATCTACAGAAACAGAGTTTGAGCACAAGACAATTCTTATCAGATTGTGTTGTTAAGTTTCCAATAAATaagtcagttaaaaaaaacaccaataaAGGATATACTTAATAAACCCTTCACGTTTACATGGCTTACAGACAACTAGAACCCTACTGATAAgatgatttaaaatgaaatggctATTTTTTCTACAGTGAAGAGGTAAAAAGCAGCATCTAGAGCCTGACATGACTAGTCACAATTCACAAGACTAGAAAAGGAATCCAAAGGAATCCCtttgctttcataaaaaaaaaaaaaaaaaaagagacaacaaGAAAAATCCACATAGCAAAGGAAAAGGTAAAACCTACTTCAGCTAAAAGATACTGCAGACTTAGAAGAACCTCCAACTGAAATTAAAGTACCCATGAAAAAGTAAGAGAGATTGAGAGATTTGAGATAAAATCAGCATGCTTAAACCACGCTTGGGTGGTTCCTTACTGAGTACTGCACATTGCCATCCTACTCCTGTGCTGTGGAGGTAATCAAAGAGTCTTTCACCTTGTGTAAATACAACATTTTCtagaattttcattttgtgtttcaaCTCTGATCTTCCAAAAgaaccatttttatttcagtggcagTTGATCTGCTGAACTATACACGCTTATTAAATAGCGCTAGGAACAACTGAAAGAAATAGCAACTCAAGTGCATTTACCTTGATCTGCTCCGATCCTTGTTGCGATCTGAACTCCTTTCACGATCTCTGTCACGATCGCGGTCTCGATCGCGGTCTCGTTCACGGTCCTTTGTTCGATCGCGATCCCTATCTCGCTCTCGTTCACGCTCCcgttccttctccttctctcgTTCACGTTCCCTCTCTCTTTCACGCTCCCTCCTTTCTCGTTCACGCTCCcgttccctttctctttctctgcgTTCTTTTTcaatttcctgtctttctttctcctttttgcctttttcctcctccagtttCTAAAAACCAACAAGAGAACTTTCATAGTTAATTCTGTAGCTATAGCAACTGGATATTCCCGGCGCAACACACAAGGCTGGTAATGGAAATACCAAAACCgccattcattttaaaatattaaatagggTTTGGTGGGTATTTTTTGGAACTCATAAGTATGAAATCAAAATGCAGCAATCACAAGACTAAGTTTCGTGCAAAAGCATAGGTCTACACAGACCAGCAATCTCCAACCTTAGCAGACTAGGGCTGGCCTCGTATTATAGGCTGACTAAACTGCACATACACAGTGC contains these protein-coding regions:
- the RBM25 gene encoding RNA-binding protein 25 isoform X2 codes for the protein MSFPPHLNRPPMGIPTLPPGIPPPQFPGFPPPVPPGTPMIPVPMGIMAPAPTVLVPTTVSMVGKHLGIRKEHPGLKNKENDENCGPTTTVFVGNISEKASDMLIRQLLAKCGLVLSWKRVQGASGKLQAFGFCEYKEPDSTLRALRLLHDLQIGEKKLLVKVDAKTKAQLDEWKAKKKASNGNSRPETTNDDDEALDEETKRRDQIIKGAIEVLIREYSSELNAPSQESDSHPRKKKKEKKEDEDINAIEMEEDKRDLISREISKFRDTHKKLEEEKGKKEKERQEIEKERRERERERERERERREREREREREREKEKERERERERDRDRDRTKDRERDRDRDRDRDRDRERSSDRNKDRSRSREKSRDREREREREREREREREREREREREREREREREKDKKRDREEDEEDAYERRKLERKLREKEAAYQERLKNWEIRERKKSREYEKEAEREEERRREMAKEAKRLKEFLEDYDDDRDDPKYYRGSALQKRLRDREKEMEADERDRKREKEELEEIRQRLLAEGHPDPDAELQRMEQEAERRRQPQIKQEPESEEEEEEKAEKEEKREEPEEEEEEPEQKPCLKPTLRPISSAPSVSSASGNATPNTPGDESPCGIIIPHENSPDQQQPEEHRPRIGLSLKLGACNSPNQPNAVKRKKLAVDSVFNKFDDEDSDDVPRKRKLVPLDYGDEDKSNIKGSVNTEEKRKHIKSLIEKIPTAKPELFAYPLDWSIVDSTLMERRIRPWINKKIIEYIGEEEATLVDFVCSKVMAHSSPQSILDDVAMVLDEEAEVFIVKMWRLLIYETEAKKIGLVK
- the RBM25 gene encoding RNA-binding protein 25 isoform X1; the encoded protein is MSFPPHLNRPPMGIPTLPPGIPPPQFPGFPPPVPPGTPMIPVPMGIMAPAPTVLVPTTVSMVGKHLGIRKEHPGLKNKENDENCGPTTTVFVGNISEKASDMLIRQLLAKCGLVLSWKRVQGASGKLQAFGFCEYKEPDSTLRALRLLHDLQIGEKKLLVKVDAKTKAQLDEWKAKKKASNGNSRPETTNDDDEALDEETKRRDQIIKGAIEVLIREYSSELNAPSQESDSHPRKKKKEKKEDIFRRFPVAPLIPYPLITKEDINAIEMEEDKRDLISREISKFRDTHKKLEEEKGKKEKERQEIEKERRERERERERERERREREREREREREKEKERERERERDRDRDRTKDRERDRDRDRDRDRDRERSSDRNKDRSRSREKSRDREREREREREREREREREREREREREREREREKDKKRDREEDEEDAYERRKLERKLREKEAAYQERLKNWEIRERKKSREYEKEAEREEERRREMAKEAKRLKEFLEDYDDDRDDPKYYRGSALQKRLRDREKEMEADERDRKREKEELEEIRQRLLAEGHPDPDAELQRMEQEAERRRQPQIKQEPESEEEEEEKAEKEEKREEPEEEEEEPEQKPCLKPTLRPISSAPSVSSASGNATPNTPGDESPCGIIIPHENSPDQQQPEEHRPRIGLSLKLGACNSPNQPNAVKRKKLAVDSVFNKFDDEDSDDVPRKRKLVPLDYGDEDKSNIKGSVNTEEKRKHIKSLIEKIPTAKPELFAYPLDWSIVDSTLMERRIRPWINKKIIEYIGEEEATLVDFVCSKVMAHSSPQSILDDVAMVLDEEAEVFIVKMWRLLIYETEAKKIGLVK